Proteins from a single region of Chrysemys picta bellii isolate R12L10 chromosome 25, ASM1138683v2, whole genome shotgun sequence:
- the CACTIN gene encoding splicing factor Cactin, with the protein MGSGSRSPAGRSRHRSRREAGGSRERRRRRSRSGSSSASSDGGGRARGSETRRRRKPGSGSDSDERKRWRKKKSRSRDRHHKSQKKHRARSRDRSSSSDSEAEREKKRGRSRERRRKRSSSRSSVSSVTSPSPSREELGQQLSLQERLRLKEEKKKQAEMMKALETPEEKRARRLAKKEAKERKKREKMGWGEEYMGYTNTDNPFGDNNLLGTFIWSKALEKKGIGHLEEKELKERNKRIQEDNRLELQKVKQLRLEREREKAMREQELEMLQREKEAEHFKTWEEQEDNFHLHQAKLRSKIRIRDGRAKPIDLLAKYISAEDDDLAVEMHEPYTFLNGLTVSDMEDLLEDIQVYMELEQGKNVDFWRDMTIITEDEIAKLRKLEASGKGPGERREGVNASVSSDVQSVFKGKTYNQLQVIFQGIEGKIRAGGPNLDIGYWESLLQQLKAYMARARLRERHQDVLRQKLYKLKQEQGVESEPLFPILKKEPSSPSDRPDPEESAPAQPGPSTAGAPSEGGGEAEAKGEGEGEAVLMEEDLIQQSLDDYDAGRYSPRLLNSHELPCDAHVLEAEEDLQRLLLLRQQLQATGDASESAEDIFFRRAKEGMGADEAQFSVEMPLTGKAYLWADKYRPRKPRFFNRVHTGFEWNKYNQTHYDFDNPPPKIVQGYKFNIFYPDLIDKRSTPEYFLEACQDNKDFAILRFHAGPPYEDIAFKIVNREWEYSHRHGFRCQFANGIFQLWFHFKRYRYRR; encoded by the exons ATGGGGTCCGGGTCGCGGAGCCCTGCGGGGCGCTCGCGGCACCGGAGCCGCAGGGAGGCGGGCGGGTCCCGGGAGAGGAGGCGCCGCCGGTCCCGCTCCGGGTCCAGCAGCGCCAGCAGCGATGGAGGCGGCCGGGCCCGGGGTAGCGAGACGCGGCGGCGCAGGAAGCCGGGCTCGGG CTCGGACTCTGATGAGAGaaagagatggagaaagaagAAAAGCAGAAGCAGGGACCGGCACCACAAAAGCCAGAAGAAACACCGCGCTCGGTCACGGGATCGCTCGTCTAGCTCAGACtcggaggcagagagagagaagaaaagaggcCGCAGCAGAGAGAGGAGAAGAAAGCGATCCAGTTCCAGGTCTTCTGTGTCTTCCGTCACATCTCCCTCTCCTTCACGTGAGGAGCTGGGGCAACAGCTGAGCCTTCAGGAGCGACTCAGACTGAAAGAGGAGAAGAAGAAGCAGGCTGAGATGATGAAGGCATTGGAAACACCGGAGGAGAAGAGGGCTAGGCGGCTGGCAAAGAAGGAAGCCAAAGAGAGGAAAAAGCGTGAGaagatgggctggggggaggaataCATGGGCTACACCAACACCGATAACCCCTTTGGGGACAACAACCTGCTAGGCACCTTCATCTGGAGCAAG GCCCTGGAGAAGAAAGGGATCGGCCACTTGGAGGAGAAAGAGCTGAAGGAGAGAAACAAACGAATCCAGGAGGACAACCGCCTGGAGCTGCAGAAG GTGAAGCAGCTGCGCTTGGAACGGGAGCGAGAAAAGGCGATGCGTGAGCAGGAGCTGGAGATGCTGCAGCGGGAGAAAGAGGCGGAGCACTTCAAAACCTGGGAGGAGCAAGAGGACAACTTCCACCTCCACCAGGCCAAGCTGCG ATCAAAAATCCGGATCCGGGATGGCCGTGCCAAACCCATCGACTTGCTGGCCAAGTACATCAGTGCAGAGGATGACGACCTGGCAGTGGAAATGCACGAGCCTTACACGTTCCTGAATGGCCTGACGGTCTCCGACATGGAGGATCTGCTGGAGGATATCCAG GTTTACATGGAACTGGAGCAGGGCAAGAATGTGGATTTCTGGAGGGACATGACCATTATCACTGAGGACGAGATAGCCAAACTCCGTAAACTAGAGGCTTCTGGGAAAGGCCCAG GAGAGCGCCGAGAAGGAGTCAATGCCTCCGTCAGCTCAGACGTGCAGTCGGTGTTCAAGGGGAAGACGTACAACCAGCTGCAAGTGATCTTCCAAGGGATCGAGGGCAAGATCCGAGCAGGGGGGCCCAACCTGGACATCGGTTACTGGGAGAGTCTGCTGCAGCAGCTTAAAGCATATATGGCCCGGGCCAG GCTTCGGGAGCGGCACCAGGACGTGCTGCGCCAGAAGCTGTACAagctgaagcaggagcagggagTGGAGAGTGAGCCGCTTTTCCCCATCCTAAAGAAGGAGCCGTCTTCTCCCAGCGACAG GCCGGACCCCGAGGAGAGCGCTCCAGCGCAGCCGGGCCCCTCCACGGCGGGAGCCCCCTCGGAGGGCGGGGGAGAGGCAGAggccaagggggagggggagggggaagcggtGCTGATGGAGGAGGACCTGATTCAGCAGAGCTTAGACGACTACGACGCCGGGAGATACAGCCCCAGGCTGCTGAACTCCCACGAGCTGCCCTGCGACGCCCACGTGCTAGAGGCCGAGGAGGATCTCCAGCGGCTGCTGCTCTTGAGACAGCAGCTCCAGGCCACAG GAGACGCTAGCGAGAGTGCCGAGGACATTTTCTTCCGCAGGGCCAAGGAGGGCATGGGCGCCGATGAGGCCCAGTTCAGTGTGGAGATGCCCCTGACAGGCAAGGCCTACCTATGGGCTGACAAGTACCGGCCCCGCAAGCCCCGCTTCTTCAACCGCGTCCACACAGGCTTCGAGTGGAACAAGTACAACCAGACGCACTACGACTTCGACAACCCGCCGCCCAAGATCGTCCAGGGCTACAAGTTCAACATTTTCTACCCCGACCTGATCGACAAGCGCTCCACGCCCGAGTACTTCCTGGAGGCCTGTCAGGACAACAAGGACTTCGCCATCCTGCGCTTCCACGCTGGCCCGCCCTACGAGGACATCGCCTTCAAGATCGTCAACCGGGAGTGGGAGTATTCGCACCGCCACGGCTTCCGCTGCCAGTTCGCCAACGGCATCTTCCAGCTCTGGTTCCACTTCAAGCGGTACCGGTACCGCAGGTGA